From Vitis vinifera cultivar Pinot Noir 40024 chromosome 3, ASM3070453v1, the proteins below share one genomic window:
- the LOC104878778 gene encoding uncharacterized protein LOC104878778 codes for MILCGSPHPFFDRKTSIVSKYISELDDCEKLFIPMHDDCPGHWYLCVIDFKHFDIQILDSLRSKSRDEFRFKSVKIVVEFCQTFFKLYDIGKDVFQFSIDWAPSISTQDNGWDCGVHVIRHMQRFKNGDSMMSSDFCNFVKILREIACDLVLHEGNREKQTIVAIVCTKTSTRAMKKLLL; via the exons ATGATTTTGTGCGGGAGTCCTCATCCTTTTTTCGATAGAAAAACATCCATCGTGAGTAAGTACATTAGCGAATTGGATGATTGCGAGAAG CTATTTATTCCAATGCATGACGATTGCCCTGGTCATTGGTATCTGTGCGTCATTGACTTCAAACACTTTGATATCCAAATTTTGGATTCATTACGATCGAAAAGTCGGGACGAGTTCCGGTTTAAGAGTGTCAAAATAGTG gttGAATTTTGTCAAACGTTCTTCAAACTGTATGACATAGGGAAAGATGTCTTCCAATTCTCCATTGATTGGGCTCCTTCGATTTCGACCCAAGATAATGG gtGGGACTGTGGAGTGCATGTCATTAGACATATGCAGAGATTCAAAAATGGTGATTCGATGATGAGCTCCGACTTTtgtaattttgttaaaatactTCGAGAAATAGCATGTGATTTAGTTTTACACGAgggaaatagagaaaaacaaaccattgtGGCTATTGTTTGTACAAAGACGTCGACACGagcaatgaaaaaattattattatga
- the LOC104878777 gene encoding protein FAR1-RELATED SEQUENCE 5-like, with amino-acid sequence MEKTIKQEFEVKAEDVVNDDAYTGGTYKLGGNGWEEKVLKGISVEEVCKMQFACIDEAETFYNMLTKLTSFSIRKDDLKRDKNGDIISRKWVCSKEGHRATKFFDNDNRQREPRSLTRVGCEAAFLIGLNRKYGKWIVKEFIGEHSHNLVDPISRQFLHSHRTVSNPDKAQVDVLRQVGVKTTQIIDYMVKQSGGHEHVGFTQKDIYNHVDALRRSEIKDGDAEAALAYLCGKAEMDSSFFYKFNIDEESRLANLFWVDSTARMDYACFGDVLAFDTTYRTNAYKKTLVVLVGVNHHHQTIVFGCALLIDESVGTYEWVLETFLDAMMNKKPISVVTDGDKAMRKAIKKVLPDTCHRLCSWHLQRNAFTNVHIKDFSSIFARCMFMCGNEEEFDKVWHEMVANLGLNENRWVTGIYGKRKRWAETYLRGNFFGEMRTTQRCESMNAYLNRFLKIHLRLYEFVQQFDRAILRIRKNEAKAEFESNNSSPVLSTKLSILENHAAAVYTKESFLKFREEMKNAELFFVVGLVEHLEEIPQSCIIKRWTKLVKVYTRSVPMNETDNDMDRFVRYGSLSSMCNKLSYFASDTPSSFIEAKNEIQNLTARMEELYNYNLKGKKIAADGATGTNQVHDPNIVKIKGNPSKVAMNVQKGRRCSRCKRVGHTIRKCPEATIPQNAQSGYMGMLEEHLLND; translated from the exons ATGGAGAAAACAATCAAGCAGGAGTTTGAAGTGAAAGCGGAGGACGTTGTCAATGACGATGCATATACAGGTGGAACTTACAAGCTGGGTGGAAACGGTTGGGAAGAGAAAGTGTTGAAGGGTATTTCAGTTGAAGAAGTATGCAAAATGCAATTCGCTTGCATAGACGAGGCTGAAACATTTTACAACATGTTAACAAAACTAACCAGCTTTAGTATTCGAAAAGATGATTTGAAGCGAGACAAGAATGGAGATATAATATCTCGAAAGTGGGTGTGTTCCAAAGAAGGACATCGAGCGACAAAGTTTTTTGACAATGACAACCGACAGCGTGAGCCACGATCGTTGACTAGAGTTGGATGTGAAGCGGCATTTCTTATAGGCTTGAATAGAAAATATGGAAAGTGGATTGTAAAGGAATTTATAGGAGAACATAGTCATAATTTGGTCGATCCTATTAGCAGACAATTCCTTCACTCTCATCGAACAGTAAGTAATCCAGATAAGGCACAAGTTGATGTTTTGCGTCAAGTAGGTGTTAAAACCACACAAATTATAGACTATATGGTCAAACAATCAGGGGGACATGAGCACGTCGGTTTCACACAAAAAGATATATACAATCACGTTGATGCATTGCGTAGAAGTGAAATTAAAGACGGTGATGCAGAAGCGGCATTGGCTTATTTGTGTGGAAAGGCAGAAatggattcttcatttttttataaattcaacatTGATGAAGAAAGTCGACTAGCAAATTTGTTTTGGGTTGATTCAACTGCTCGAATGGATTATGCGTGTTTTGGAGATGTCCTAGCATTTGACACAACTTATAGGACAAATGCCTATAAAAAGACTCTAGTAGTGTTGGTCGGTGTTAATCATCACCACCAAACTATTGTATTTGGTTGTGCGTTATTGATAGATGAAAGTGTTGGGACATATGAATGGGTGTTGGAGACATTTCTTGATGCAATGATGAATAAGAAGCCCATATCTGTTGTAACCGATGGGGATAAAGCTATGCGTAAGGCAATTAAAAAAGTATTACCCGATACGTGTCATCGATTGTGTTCATGGCATTTGCAACGAAATGCATTCACGAATGTGCATATTAAGGACTTCTCAAGCATCTTTGCAAGGTGCATGTTCATGTGTGGGAATGAAGAAGAATTTGATAAGGTTTGGCATGAAATGGTTGCAAATTTGGGACTTAATGAGAATCGTTGGGTGACCGGGATATATGGGAAACGTAAAAGATGGGCAGAGACGTATTTACGTGGAAATTTCTTTGGAGAGATGAGAACCACACAAAGGTGTGAGAGTATGAATGCATATCTAAATAGATTCTTAAAAATTCACTTGCGACTGTATGAGTTTGTACAACAATTTGATAGAGCCATACTGAGAATACGGAAAAACGAGGCAAAGGCAGAGTTCGAGTCGAACAATTCTTCACCCGTGCTTTCTACCAAACTATCCATACTTGAAAATCATGCTGCGGCGGTATACACGAAAGAATCTTTCCTTAAATTTCGTGAGGAGATGAAAAATGCAGAGTTATTCTTTGTGGTAGGTCTT GTGGAGCATTTGGAAGAGATTCCTCAGTCATGTATTATAAAGAGGTGGACAAAGTTAGTAAAGGTGTATACAAGATCAGTACCAATGAATGAGACGGATAACGACATGGATCGGTTTGTACGATATGGTTCATTGAGTTCGATGTGCAACAAGCTCTCCTACTTTGCGTCAGATACGCCATCTTCATTTATAGAGgccaaaaatgaaatacaaaatttgaCGGCGAGAATGGAGGAACTCTATAACTATAAtttgaaagggaagaaaatagcAGCAGATGGAGCGACAGGTACTAACCAAGTTCATGATCCAAATATTGTGAAGATTAAAGGGAATCCAAGCAAAGTGGCAATGAATGTTCAAAAGGGAAGACGATGCAGTCGTTGTAAAAGAGTGGGTCACACAATTCGAAAGTGTCCAGAAGCTACAATCCCTCAAAATGCTCAGTCGGGTTATATG GGAATGTTAGAGGAGCATTTGTTGAATGACTGA